CCAGATCGGAGGCCGTCTGGAACAGGGCGGCCAGCTCGGCCTCGCGGCGGCGATGCGACTGCAACTGCTCGCGCACGCCCAGGGCGACCTGCTTGGCCCGTTCCAGCGCGTCGATGTCGGCGGCCGGCAACCCGGCGGTGCGGGCCTCGACGACCGGGCGCTCGAATTCGACCGCGGAGGCGTCCCGGGCCAGCAGATCCAGCAGGTACGCGACCCCGTCCGTGGCGCCCAGGTGGGCGCTGCCCGGGGCGGTCAGCGGGCGCCCCAACCGCCGTCGAGCACCAGGTCCGAGCCGGTCATCGAGTTGCAGGCCGGCGTGCACAGGAACGCGGCGGCGGCCGCCACCTCTTCCGGCTCGATCAGCCGCTTGACCGGCGACGAGGTCAGGATGATCTTGGCCAGTACCTCGTCCTCGGGCAGGTCGTGCACGGCCGCCTGATTGGTGATCTGCTTTTCCACCAACGGGGTTCGCACGTAACCGGGGTTGATGCAGTTGCTGGTGACGCCCTTGGCGGCGCCCTCCAGGGCGATGACCTTGCTCAGCCCTTCCAGGCCGTGCTTGGCCGTGACGTAGGCCGACTTGAACGGGCTGGCCCGCCGGCCGTGCGCGGAGGAGACGTTGATGATCCGGCCCCAGCCGCGCTCGTACATCCCCGGCAGCACGGCCCGGGTGAGCACGAACGGGGCGGTGAGCATGATCTTCAGGATCGTCTCGAAGGTCTCGATCGGGAAGTCCTCGATCCGTTCCACATGCTGGATGCCGGCGTCGTTGACCAGGACGTCCACCGTCGGGGCGACGTCGGCGATGGCCGCCGGCAGCCCGGCGATGTCGGACAGGTCGATGACCAGTGGAGTCGCGCCGGTGTCCGCGCACATCTTGCCGAGCCGCTCGGCGTCACGGTCGACCGCCACCACCTGGGCGCCGTCCTGGAGGAAACGCTCGGTGATGGCCCGGCCGATGCCGCTGGCCGCCCCGGTGACGAGGGCGGTGCGGCCGGCCAGGGGTCGCGACTGGTTCATGGACGGCTGTGTCATGACGATGAGCGTAGGCCCGTGCCTCCCGTGCTCATATGGTCGGCTCACACATCCGCGGATCGCGTCGATGTGTGGTTCAGACATGGGGTTCAGGCGTCGGGGATGGAGCCCGGAATCGGCAGGGCCGTGTAGTGCACCCGGCCGTCCGCGGCGGTGGTGCGTCTGGCCACCACGACCGGGACCGGGCCCGGCGGTACGGCCACCGGGATGCCCGTCCACTCCGGTGAGGTGTCCGTGGGCACGCTGCCGTCCAGGGTGTAGCGGACCTGCGAGCCGGGCGCAACGTCGTCGAAGGTGATCTGGGTGGGGCGCTGGGCGGCGGCTGGCGGGCGCGGGGCCCCGCTCACCGCGGGTGCCGGCCGGGCCGGGTCGAGCACCCAGTCCCCGGCGACCAGATACAAGGTGAACGCGGTGAAGAAGCCGAACTGACTCGAGTAGGCCAGGAACTCGTCGACGTCGATGCGGCCGGCGACGAAATGGTCGATGACGGTGCCGCTGGCCTGGTCGTCCCACGGGATGCGCTTGGTGAACGACCG
This genomic window from Nakamurella multipartita DSM 44233 contains:
- a CDS encoding 3-hydroxybutyrate dehydrogenase, producing MTQPSMNQSRPLAGRTALVTGAASGIGRAITERFLQDGAQVVAVDRDAERLGKMCADTGATPLVIDLSDIAGLPAAIADVAPTVDVLVNDAGIQHVERIEDFPIETFETILKIMLTAPFVLTRAVLPGMYERGWGRIINVSSAHGRRASPFKSAYVTAKHGLEGLSKVIALEGAAKGVTSNCINPGYVRTPLVEKQITNQAAVHDLPEDEVLAKIILTSSPVKRLIEPEEVAAAAAFLCTPACNSMTGSDLVLDGGWGAR